A genomic window from Solanum stenotomum isolate F172 chromosome 10, ASM1918654v1, whole genome shotgun sequence includes:
- the LOC125843159 gene encoding uncharacterized protein LOC125843159 — MVADIAKLNAKGIGTVSGKLLLGTAEKIPPSELVDTTGAGDAFIGAVLYALCANMPPERMLPFASQVAAIGCRALGARAGLPQLTDPRY; from the exons ATGGTAGCC GATATTGCAAAATTGAATGCAAAAGGGATCGGGACAGTGAGTGGGAAGCTGCTTCTAGGAACAGCTGAAAAGATACCGCCATCAGAATTAGTCGATACAACTGGTGCAGGTGATGCATTTATTGGAGCAGTTCTTTATG CTCTCTGTGCCAATATGCCACCAGAAAGAATGTTGCCATTTGCTTCTCAAGTG GCAGCTATTGGGTGTAGGGCATTGGGAGCAAGAGCTGGTCTTCCCCAACTAACAGACCCTCGATATTGA
- the LOC125841517 gene encoding BURP domain-containing protein 17-like: MELHHQYYFFTLFSVIFVVSHAANLSPEVYWRVKLPNTPMPTPIKDALHISENELHKVRQPWGVFSSWYQAAPENELHKVRQPWGVFSSWYNDAAKKDLNDNHPMTPYFFETDLHQGKKMNLQSLKNYNPAPILPRKVVDSIAFSSDKIEEILNHFSVDKDSERAKDIKKTIKMCEEPAGNGEVKHCATSLESMVDFTLSHLGTNNIIAISTEVEKETPEVQTYTIEKVEEKANGKGVVCHKVAYPYALHFCHDVGSSRTFMVSMVGADGTKVNAVSVCHEDTASMNPKALPFQLLNVKPGDKPICHFTLDDQIALFPSQNALAENK; encoded by the exons ATGGAGTTGCATCACCAATATTATTTCTTCACACTTTTTTCT GTAATTTTTGTGGTAAGTCATGCAGCAAATTTATCTCCTGAGGTGTATTGGAGAGTCAAATTGCCCAATACTCCCATGCCCACACCTATCAAAGATGCACTACACATTTCTG AGAATGAGCTTCACAAAGTACGCCAACCATGGGGAGTGTTTTCATCATGGTATCAAGCTGCCCCCGAGAACGAGCTTCACAAAGTACGCCAACCATGGGGAGTGTTTTCATCATGGTACAATGATGCTGCTAAGAAAGATCTTAATGACAATCACCCAATGACGCCATACTTCTTTGAAACAGATTTACATCAAGGGAAAAAAATGAATCTTCAGTCTCTCAAAAACTACAATCCAGCACCCATTTTGCCACGCAAAGTTGTAGATTCCATCGCTTTCTCATCGGACAAAATTGAGGAAATTCTTAATCACTTCTCTGTTGATAAGGACTCAGAACGTGCTAAAGAcatcaagaaaacaatcaaAATGTGTGAAGAGCCTGCGGGTAACGGAGAGGTAAAACATTGTGCCACTTCTTTGGAATCTATGGTTGATTTCACCTTATCTCACCTGGGAACAAACAATATTATAGCAATTTCCACTGAAGTAGAGAAGGAAACTCCAGAGGTGCAAACATATACCATCGAAAAAGTGGAAGAGAAAGCAAATGGCAAAGGTGTTGTATGTCACAAAGTAGCTTACCCATATGCATTACACTTTTGCCATGATGTAGGAAGCTCTAGGACATTTATGGTGTCTATGGTGGGTGCTGATGGAACAAAAGTTAATGCAGTATCAGTCTGCCATGAGGATACTGCATCCATGAACCCTAAGGCATTGCCTTTTCAGTTGCTCAACGTTAAGCCTGGAGACAAGCCTATTTGCCATTTCACTTTGGACGATCAAATTGCCCTGTTTCCTTCTCAAAACGCACTAGCTGAAAACAAATAA